The Bos indicus x Bos taurus breed Angus x Brahman F1 hybrid chromosome 3, Bos_hybrid_MaternalHap_v2.0, whole genome shotgun sequence genome includes a window with the following:
- the CFAP126 gene encoding protein Flattop isoform X2 translates to MATNYSANQYEKPFSPKYLQNWSLAKPTKERISSHEGYTQIIANDRGHLLPSVPRSKASPWGSFMGTWQMPLKVPPARATLTSRTAAGAASLTRWIQKNPDLLKASNGLRPEIFGKPHDPDSQKKLRKSITKTVQQAPSPTIIPSSPASNLSSPDQLQSSHPSAGHTPGPQSPLNSPKCPPGSPCLPHAGRNLAQV, encoded by the exons ATGGCCACTAACTACAGTGCCAACCAG TATGAGAAACCTTTCTCACCCAAGTATCTGCAGAACTGGTCTCTTGCGAAGCCAACAAAAGAG AGGATTTCTTCCCATGAAGGCTACACTCAGATTATTGCCAATGATCGTGGTCATCTGTTGCCTTCAGTGCCCCGTTCCAAG GCAAGTCCCTGGGGCTCCTTCATGGGCACCTGGCAAATGCCTCTGAAGGTACCCCCTGCTCGGGCGACCCTGACCTCCCGTACAGCTGCTGGTGCTGCCTCCCTCACCAGATGGATACAGAAAAATCCTGATTTACTTAAGGCTTCCAATGGGTTGCGTCCTGAAATCTTCGGCAAG CCCCATGATCCAGACAGTCAGAAGAAACTCAGGAAGTCTATCACAAAGACTGTACAACAAGCACCAAGCCCCACCATAATCCCAAGCTCCCCAGCCTCAAATCTCAGTTCCCCAGATCAACTCCAAAGCTCACATCCCTCTGCAGGTCACACTCCAGGTCCCCAAAGCCCACTCAACTCTCCAAAGTGCCCACCTGGAAGCCCGTGTTTGCCCCACGCAGGCCGTAATCTAGCCCAGGTCTAG